One Watersipora subatra chromosome 4, tzWatSuba1.1, whole genome shotgun sequence genomic window carries:
- the LOC137394124 gene encoding uncharacterized protein translates to MGDNNPLQQSSDDPPPKLLPTNHSYTRLLMDEAHTEGGHGGRDTTLARFRHAYWTPQGTKLAKSVKTNCRLCKIRDPQLLTQEMGKLPKGRLTPALPFSQIVLDLFGPFLVRGEVQKCTTGKAWGVIFTDLASRAVHIEAVFDYDTSSFILALRRFTNMRGWPSVIHSDPGSQLTHAEKELKML, encoded by the coding sequence ATGGGAGACAACAACCCTCTGCAACAGAGCTCAGATGATCCACCTCCCAAGTTGCTACCTACCAACCACTCTTACACAAGACTCCTCATGGATGAAGCTCACACTGAAGGTGGTCATGGAGGACGTGATACGACATTGGCACGCTTCCGTCATGCTTACTGGACCCCACAAGGCACAAAGTTAGCCAAGTCAGTAAAGACCAATTGCAGACTATGCAAGATCCGAGACCCTCAATTACTAACCCAAGAAATGGGTAAGCTCCCCAAAGGACGATTGACACCTGCACTACCCTTCAGCCAAATAGTCCTCGATTTGTTTGGCCCATTTCTTGTAAGGGGCGAAGTACAGAAATGTACCACCGGTAAGGCATGGGGTGTCATCTTTACCGATCTCGCTTCAAGAGCGGTGCACATAGAAGCTGTGTTCGACTATGATACAAGTTcatttattttagcattgagAAGGTTCACAAATATGCGTGGGTGGCCATCGGTCATCCACTCCGATCCTGGATCTCAGCTTACACATGCTGAGAAAGAGCTCAAAATGCTATGA